A genomic window from Punica granatum isolate Tunisia-2019 chromosome 2, ASM765513v2, whole genome shotgun sequence includes:
- the LOC116196317 gene encoding uncharacterized protein LOC116196317 has product MVFFCFLVDQTKKVSSSKPAAGICSRCGGGASVADMKTATRFCYVPFYWKSWRAIICTFCGAILRSYR; this is encoded by the coding sequence ATGGTGTTCTTCTGCTTCCTAGTGGATCAGACGAAGAAGGTCAGCAGCAGCAAACCGGCAGCCGGGATCTGCTCGAGGTGCGGAGGTGGGGCCAGCGTGGCGGACATGAAGACAGCCACGAGATTCTGCTATGTGCCCTTCTACTGGAAATCTTGGAGAGCCATCATCTGCACCTTCTGTGGAGCCATTCTTCGATCTTACCGATGA
- the LOC116197664 gene encoding protein ULTRAPETALA 1: protein MANGAEGDGGPAVMFSDEELRDVSGTRRGGDYVEVTCGCTSHRYGDAVGRLRVFVNGDLEITCECTPGCDEDKLTPAAFEKHSGRETARKWKNNVWVIVNGEKMPLAKTVLLRYYNQTSKNSNGSHRSNGKVFHRDEFVCCSRCNKERRFRLRTKEECRVHHDALADGNWKCADLPYDNITCEDDEERASRRVYRGCSRSPTCKGCTSCVCFGCEICRFADCSCQTCMDFTRNAKA from the exons ATGGCGAATGGGGCAGAGGGAGATGGTGGGCCGGCGGTGATGTTCTCCGATGAGGAGCTGAGGGATGTGAGTGGGACGAGGAGAGGCGGCGATTACGTAGAGGTGACCTGCGGGTGTACCAGTCACCGATACGGCGATGCTGTTGGTAGGCTTAGGGTTTTCGTCAATGGTGACCTCGAAATAACCTGCGAGTGCACTCCCGGCTGCGATGAAG ACAAGTTGACTCCCGCTGCATTTGAGAAGCACTCTGGAAGAGAGACAGCTCGTAAGTGGAAAAATAATGTCTGGGTCATTGTTAATGGGGAGAAGATGCCTTTGGCAAAAACTGTGCTTCTCAGATACTACAACCAAACATCAAAGAATTCTAATGGGTCCCATAGATCCAATGGGAAAGTATTCCATCGCGATGAATTCGTTTGCTGCAGTAGGTGCAACAAGGAGCGCAGGTTCCGCTTGCGAACTAAAGAGGAATGCCGGGTGCATCATGATGCTTTGGCTGATGGCAACTGGAAATGTGCTGACCTACCATATGACAA tATAACATGCGAGGATGACGAGGAACGGGCAAGCCGGAGGGTGTACAGGGGATGTTCTCGATCCCCGACCTGCAAAGGCTGCACATCGTGCGTCTGCTTTGGGTGCGAGATCTGTCGATTCGCGGATTGCAGCTGCCAAACTTGCATGGACTTCACAAGGAATGCCAAAGCCTGA
- the LOC116195631 gene encoding beta-glucuronosyltransferase GlcAT14A: MRKNANSHAARAFSDRKWIVPFFASLLVSVTLFLSWIFGLFSSPYSGDELQFDTISFIKSEDSGGLFIESELEKEVDTNEHSGWEPPRLAYLISGTKGDSQRMMRTLQAVYHPRNQYILHLDLEAPPRERLDLTQSVKSDPTFREVENVRVMAQSNLVTYKGPTMIACTLQAIAIMLKESLEWDWFINLSASDYPLVTQDDLLYAFANISRSLNFIEHSQISGWKLSHRAKSIIIDPGLYLSKKTDISWTTQRRSLPTSFKLYTGSAWVMLSRSFLEYCIWGVDNLPRTILMYYANFVSSPEGYFHTVICSAEKYRRTAISHDLHYIAWDNPPKQHPRYLSIQDFDKMLKSNSPFARKFPKDDPALDKIDKELLGRTGRFAPGAWCVGSADGGMDPCSVRGDDSLFRPGPGAERLQELLQSLLSEEFQSKQCS; encoded by the exons ATGAGGAAGAATGCGAACTCCCATGCTGCGAGAGCATTTAGTGATAGAAAATGGATAGTCCCCTTCTTTGCAAGCTTGCTCGTATCGGTTACTCTATTTCTGTCGTGGATTTTTGGGCTTTTCAGCTCGCCTTACAGTGGAGATGAGCTGCAGTTTGATACCATTTCATTCATTAAATCCGAGGATTCAGGTGGGCTGTTTATAGAATCAGAGTTGGAGAAAGAAGTAGATACTAATGAGCATTCGGGTTGGGAGCCGCCTAGATTAGCCTATCTTATTTCGGGCACGAAAGGGGACAGTCAGAGGATGATGAGAACATTACAGGCTGTATATCATCCTAGGAACCAGTATATTCTTCATCTGGATCTCGAGGCCCCGCCTCGGGAAAGATTGGATTTGACCCAGTCGGTTAAGAGTGACCCAACTTTTCGGGAAGTGGAGAATGTGAGAGTAATGGCTCAATCGAATTTAGTCACCTATAAGGGGCCTACGATGATTGCCTGCACCCTCCAAGCCATTGCAATTATGTTGAAGGAGAGCTTGGAGTGGGATTGGTTTATCAATCTCAGTGCTTCAGACTATCCTCTTGTCACTCAGGACG ATCTGCTTTATGCTTTCGCCAATATATCCAGAAGTCTTAACTTTATCGAACATTCTCAGATTTCTGGGTGGAAATT GAGCCATAGGGCAAAGTCCATAATTATCGATCCTGGTTTGTATCTATCCAAAAAAACTGATATATCTTGGACAACTCAACGGCGGTCACTTCCTACTTCTTTCAAGCTGTATACAG GGTCGGCATGGGTGATGCTGAGCCGTTCGTTTCTCGAGTATTGCATATGGGGGGTGGACAACCTTCCTCGTACCATCCTAATGTACTATgcgaacttcgtgtcctcacCAGAGGGCTACTTCCACACAGTTATTTGCAGTGCTGAGAAATATCGCAGGACCGCCATAAGTCATGACCTTCACTACATTGCCTGGGACAATCCCCCAAAGCAGCATCCCCGCTATTTATCTATTCAGGACTTCGATAAAATGCTTAAAAGCAATTCCCCCTTTGCTCGAAAATTTCCCAAAGACGACCCGGCACTGGACAAGATTGATAAGGAGCTCTTGGGCCGAACTGGCCGGTTTGCTCCTGGGGCTTGGTGTGTTGGGAGTGCGGATGGTGGGATGGATCCATGTTCAGTCCGGGGTGATGATTCGTTATTCCGGCCTGGGCCTGGCGCTGAGAGACTGCAGGAGCTGCTTCAGAGCCTATTATCTGAAGAGTTCCAAAGCAAGCAGTGCTCTTAA